One stretch of bacterium DNA includes these proteins:
- a CDS encoding aminotransferase class IV, protein MSEAIAWVEGRIGPAAEARIPILDHGFLFGDGVFEGIRVTERGIFRLDDHMKRLATAGLATGIGPARVFEQAREVACETTRAWGRREGYLRLIVTRGVGALGIDPATCPESAIVCIAAGPIDVDPAREARGLSLITSSLRRPAADVLDPRVKSLNYLNNVLARREAGERGADDALVLNAQGLVAEASATNLFTLSGNRLETPPVTDGALEGLTRRTVLELAGELGLEARERSLGRFDLYAADAVFLTGTRAGLVPVGALDGSPLSQTGRPRVQEIQSAFATRALDLSVDVH, encoded by the coding sequence ATGAGCGAGGCGATCGCATGGGTCGAGGGCCGGATCGGTCCGGCGGCGGAGGCGCGGATCCCGATCCTGGATCACGGCTTCCTCTTCGGCGACGGCGTCTTCGAAGGCATCCGGGTCACCGAGCGCGGCATCTTCCGGCTCGACGATCACATGAAGCGGCTCGCCACCGCCGGGCTCGCCACCGGGATCGGTCCCGCTCGGGTCTTCGAGCAGGCCCGCGAAGTCGCCTGCGAGACGACCCGCGCCTGGGGACGTCGGGAGGGCTATCTCCGCCTGATCGTGACGCGCGGGGTCGGGGCCCTCGGAATCGATCCCGCGACCTGTCCGGAATCCGCGATCGTGTGTATCGCCGCCGGTCCGATCGATGTCGATCCGGCGCGGGAAGCGCGTGGACTCTCGCTCATCACCTCGAGCCTGCGCCGCCCGGCGGCAGACGTGCTGGATCCGCGCGTGAAGAGCCTGAACTACCTCAACAACGTGCTCGCGAGGAGGGAAGCGGGGGAGCGCGGCGCCGACGACGCCCTGGTTCTGAACGCGCAGGGCCTCGTCGCCGAAGCCTCGGCCACGAATCTCTTCACGCTCTCGGGCAACCGCCTCGAGACGCCGCCGGTGACCGACGGTGCGCTCGAGGGGCTCACCCGGAGGACCGTGTTGGAGCTGGCAGGGGAGCTCGGTCTCGAGGCGCGGGAGCGGAGTCTCGGCCGCTTCGACCTCTACGCCGCGGATGCCGTCTTCCTGACGGGAACGCGCGCGGGTCTGGTGCCGGTCGGTGCCCTGGATGGCTCGCCCCTCTCCCAGACCGGCCGTCCGCGCGTCCAGGAGATCCAGTCGGCCTTCGCGACGCGGGCGCTCGACCTCTCCGTCGACGTCCACTGA
- a CDS encoding IclR family transcriptional regulator produces MAGAATVDKALDVLFHLHDAGGAVGLTEIGRALDLPKSSCHRLLASLVDREVVSRDEFGRYRPGLALLSLGIGAQRGEPVVAAARPILEEEARAFGETVFLVGLRHDRLRVLDKVEGPGFLRAAPGVGDIVPAPPTAAGKLYALFGASPTTGDQVRFADGEAETIRRRGYALNRDAWIDGLSVLGVPVWQGTGAGARDLVAVMALASSSPRFEALGEGEVAGRLLDAAARAGERLGGTRAGEAR; encoded by the coding sequence ATGGCCGGTGCCGCGACCGTCGACAAAGCCCTCGACGTCCTCTTCCACCTTCACGACGCGGGGGGCGCGGTCGGTCTCACGGAGATCGGACGGGCCCTCGATCTGCCCAAGTCGAGCTGCCACCGCCTCCTTGCGTCCCTCGTCGACCGAGAGGTCGTGTCGCGAGACGAATTCGGTCGCTACCGGCCGGGTCTCGCCCTGCTCTCCCTGGGAATCGGGGCGCAGCGGGGTGAGCCGGTGGTCGCCGCCGCACGACCGATCCTCGAAGAAGAGGCCCGCGCGTTCGGCGAGACGGTCTTCCTGGTCGGGCTGCGCCACGACCGCCTGAGGGTCCTCGACAAGGTCGAAGGCCCGGGCTTCCTGCGCGCCGCACCTGGCGTGGGCGACATCGTGCCCGCTCCGCCGACGGCCGCGGGCAAGCTCTACGCGCTCTTCGGCGCGTCCCCGACGACAGGGGATCAGGTCCGGTTCGCGGACGGGGAGGCGGAGACGATCCGTCGACGCGGCTACGCGCTCAACCGTGACGCCTGGATCGACGGGCTGTCGGTCCTCGGCGTACCCGTCTGGCAGGGCACCGGCGCCGGGGCGCGGGATCTCGTCGCCGTGATGGCGCTCGCGTCGTCGTCGCCGCGCTTCGAGGCGCTGGGCGAGGGCGAGGTCGCAGGGCGACTGCTCGACGCGGCGGCGCGCGCCGGCGAGCGGCTCGGCGGCACGCGCGCGGGAGAGGCTCGATGA